A single Anopheles arabiensis isolate DONGOLA chromosome 2, AaraD3, whole genome shotgun sequence DNA region contains:
- the LOC120897160 gene encoding cyclin-dependent kinase 7, whose product MEILNRLNRYEKIDFLGEGQFATVYKARDAETNEIVAVKKIKIGNREEAADGINRTALREIKLLHELQHENIIGLLDVFGHKSNVSLVFDFMDTDLEIIIKDPKIILTPANIKSYMIQTLRGLEYLHQHWILHRDLKPNNLLISGTGVLKIGDFGLAKFFGSPNRINTNQVVTRWYRCPELLFGARQYGIGVDIWAVGCILAELLLRVPFLPGESDLDQLTRIFQVLGTPNETNWPDVKSLPDYVQYKFYPPIPLRDIFTAASDDLIELANKMLALYPLHRCSCTEALKMAYFSNKPAPTVGPRLPMPASYNAANSKPEEKPSLKRKLLDSIDGGTVPKRLQF is encoded by the exons ATGGAAATCTTGAACCGACTGAACAGATATGAAAAAATTGACTTCCTTGGCGAAGGACAG TTTGCCACCGTCTACAAAGCGCGGGATgcagaaacgaacgaaatagTGGCGGTGAAAAAGATCAAAATCGGCAACCGGGAGGAAGCGGCCGACGGCATCAACCGTACCGCGCTGCGGGAAATCAAGCTGCTGCACGAGCTGCAGCACGAGAACATCATCGGCCTGCTGGATGTGTTCGGGCACAAGAGCAACGTGTCGCTGGTGTTCGACTTCATGGACACCGATCTGGAGATCATCATCAAGGATCCGAAGATCATACTCACGCCGGCCAACATCAAGAGCTACATGATCCAGACGCTCCGGGGGCTCGAGTACCTGCACCAGCACTGGATACTGCACCGCGATCTGAAGCCGAACAATTTGCTGATCAGCGGCACCGGCGTGCTGAAGATTGGTGATTTCGGTTTGGCCAAGTTTTTCGGCTCGCCCAATCGCATCAACACGAACCAGGTCGTGACGCGGTGGTACCGCTGTCCGGAGCTGCTGTTTGGCGCCCGCCAGTACGGCATTGGCGTCGACATCTGGGCGGTGGGGTGCATTTTGGCCGAGCTACTGTTGCGCGTCCCCTTTCTGCCCGGCGAGAGCGATCTCGATCAGCTGACGCGAATATTCCAGGTGCTCGGTACGCCGAACGAGACGAACTGGCCGGACGTAAAGTCGCTGCCGGACTACGTGCAGTACAAGTTCTATCCGCCCATTCCACTGCGGGACATCTTTACCGCGGCGTCGGACGATTTGATTGAGCTGGCGAACAAAATGCTGGCCCTGTACCCGCTGCACCGGTGTTCCTGTACCGAGGCGCTGAAGATGGCATACTTTTCGAACAAACCGGCGCCGACGGTCGGGCCGCGGTTGCCCATGCCCGCCAGCTACAATGCAGCCAACAGCAAGCCGGAGGAGAAACCGTCGCTCAAGCGGAAGCTGCTGGACAGTATTGATGGCGGGACCGTGCCGAAGCGTTTGCAGTTCTGA
- the LOC120896792 gene encoding septin-1 isoform X2 — protein MSDSGKSFSNVETSGYVGFANLPNQVHRKSVKKGFEFTLMVVGESGLGKSTLVNSLFLSDLYPERVIPNAVEKQNMTVKLDASTVEIEERGVKLRLTVVDTPGFGDAIDNSDSFSAILEYIDEQYERFLRDESGLNRRNIVDNRIHCCFYFISPFGHGMKPLDIEFMKKLHCKVNIVPVIAKADVLTKKEIQRLKCRILQEIEDNGIKIYPLPDCDSDEDEDYKEQVRQLKEAVPFAVCGSTTLLEVKGRKVRGRLYPWGVVEVENPDHCDFIKLRTMLITHMQDLQEVTQEVHYENYRSERLAKSVRKNTNSVIKEENGGAGIVPGEVLSEKDRILREKEEEIRRMQEKLAQMQAKFQAQK, from the exons ATGTCCGATTCCGGCAAGTCC TTTTCCAACGTGGAAACGTCCGGCTATGTCGGGTTTGCCAACCTGCCGAACCAGGTGCACCGGAAGTCGGTGAAGAAAGGGTTCGAGTTCACGCTGATGGTCGTCGGTGAGTCTGGCCTCGGTAAATCTACCCTGGTGAACAGCCTGTTCCTGAGCGATCTCTACCCGGAGCGTGTCATACCGAATGCGGTCG aaaagcaaaacatgacGGTCAAGCTGGACGCGTCCACGGTGGAGATTGAGGAGCGTGGCGTCAAGCTGcggctgaccgtcgtcgatacGCCCGGGTTCGGCGATGCCATCGATAACAGCGATAGCTTCAGCGCGATCCTCGAGTACATCGACGAACAGTACGAGCGGTTTCTGCGCGACGAAAGTGGCCTGAATCGGCGCAACATTGTCGACAACAGGATACACTGCTGCTTCTACTTCATCTCGCCGTTCGGCCATGG TATGAAACCGCTCGATATCGAGTTCATGAAGAAGCTGCACTGCAAGGTGAACATTGTGCCGGTGATCGCCAAGGCGGACGTGCTGACGAAGAAGGAAATCCAGCGCCTGAAGTGCCGCATCCTGCAGGAGATTGAGGATAATGGGATCAAAATCTATCCACTGCCCGATTGTGATagcgacgaggacgaggactACAAGGAGCAGGTGCGCCAGCTGAAGGAGGCGGTCCCGTTCGCCGTCTGCGGCTCGACCACGCTGCTCGAGGTGAAGGGCCGCAAGGTGCGCGGTCGGCTTTACCCCTGGGGTGTCGTCGAGGTGGAAAACCCGGACCATTGCGATTTTATCAAGCTTCGCACCATGCTgat CACGCACATGCAAGACCTGCAGGAGGTCACGCAGGAGGTGCACTACGAAAACTATCGCTCGGAGCGGTTGGCGAAATCCGTGCGCAAAAACACCAATTCCGTGATAAAGGAGGAGAACGGTGGCGCCGGCATTGTGCCCGGCGAGGTGTTGTCCGAGAAGGATCGGATCCTGCGCGAAAAGGAGGAGGAAATCCGCCGAATGCAGGAGAAGCTCGCCCAGATGCAGGCCAAGTTTCAGGCACAGAAGTAA
- the LOC120896792 gene encoding septin-1 isoform X1, with protein sequence MRDLRLLCKSVFSNVETSGYVGFANLPNQVHRKSVKKGFEFTLMVVGESGLGKSTLVNSLFLSDLYPERVIPNAVEKQNMTVKLDASTVEIEERGVKLRLTVVDTPGFGDAIDNSDSFSAILEYIDEQYERFLRDESGLNRRNIVDNRIHCCFYFISPFGHGMKPLDIEFMKKLHCKVNIVPVIAKADVLTKKEIQRLKCRILQEIEDNGIKIYPLPDCDSDEDEDYKEQVRQLKEAVPFAVCGSTTLLEVKGRKVRGRLYPWGVVEVENPDHCDFIKLRTMLITHMQDLQEVTQEVHYENYRSERLAKSVRKNTNSVIKEENGGAGIVPGEVLSEKDRILREKEEEIRRMQEKLAQMQAKFQAQK encoded by the exons ATGCGAGACTTACGATTGCTCTGCAAatctgtg TTTTCCAACGTGGAAACGTCCGGCTATGTCGGGTTTGCCAACCTGCCGAACCAGGTGCACCGGAAGTCGGTGAAGAAAGGGTTCGAGTTCACGCTGATGGTCGTCGGTGAGTCTGGCCTCGGTAAATCTACCCTGGTGAACAGCCTGTTCCTGAGCGATCTCTACCCGGAGCGTGTCATACCGAATGCGGTCG aaaagcaaaacatgacGGTCAAGCTGGACGCGTCCACGGTGGAGATTGAGGAGCGTGGCGTCAAGCTGcggctgaccgtcgtcgatacGCCCGGGTTCGGCGATGCCATCGATAACAGCGATAGCTTCAGCGCGATCCTCGAGTACATCGACGAACAGTACGAGCGGTTTCTGCGCGACGAAAGTGGCCTGAATCGGCGCAACATTGTCGACAACAGGATACACTGCTGCTTCTACTTCATCTCGCCGTTCGGCCATGG TATGAAACCGCTCGATATCGAGTTCATGAAGAAGCTGCACTGCAAGGTGAACATTGTGCCGGTGATCGCCAAGGCGGACGTGCTGACGAAGAAGGAAATCCAGCGCCTGAAGTGCCGCATCCTGCAGGAGATTGAGGATAATGGGATCAAAATCTATCCACTGCCCGATTGTGATagcgacgaggacgaggactACAAGGAGCAGGTGCGCCAGCTGAAGGAGGCGGTCCCGTTCGCCGTCTGCGGCTCGACCACGCTGCTCGAGGTGAAGGGCCGCAAGGTGCGCGGTCGGCTTTACCCCTGGGGTGTCGTCGAGGTGGAAAACCCGGACCATTGCGATTTTATCAAGCTTCGCACCATGCTgat CACGCACATGCAAGACCTGCAGGAGGTCACGCAGGAGGTGCACTACGAAAACTATCGCTCGGAGCGGTTGGCGAAATCCGTGCGCAAAAACACCAATTCCGTGATAAAGGAGGAGAACGGTGGCGCCGGCATTGTGCCCGGCGAGGTGTTGTCCGAGAAGGATCGGATCCTGCGCGAAAAGGAGGAGGAAATCCGCCGAATGCAGGAGAAGCTCGCCCAGATGCAGGCCAAGTTTCAGGCACAGAAGTAA